One region of Halomicrobium sp. LC1Hm genomic DNA includes:
- a CDS encoding glutamate--cysteine ligase produces the protein MEETGSAAAFDRMGTLGIEEEFYVVDEYGRPTAGSDELVYESDPPTILDGRLDHELFKTVVETQTPTLDGLGDARSALEDVRNALVDHAEANGFQIAAAGLHPLAKWRELEHAQKPRYRSQLDRIQYPQHRNTTAGLHVHVGVDDADKAVWIANELRWHLPLVLALSANSPYWNGYDTGLASARAKIFEGLPNTGMPTAFESYAAYEQFERRMVETDSIRDRGELWFDVRPHSGHGTVEVRTPDGQRNPEYVLAFVEYVHALVASLADQFEDGASGTDTRREYLDENKWRAMRHGHDASLLTRTGSTAPLGELVDRECDRLDVDGLRTLYDRESGANRQRRLRKQSVATLADDLVLQKNA, from the coding sequence ATGGAGGAGACGGGTTCCGCCGCCGCGTTCGACCGGATGGGCACGCTCGGGATCGAAGAGGAGTTCTACGTCGTCGACGAGTACGGCCGGCCGACCGCAGGGTCGGACGAGCTGGTCTACGAGAGCGACCCGCCGACGATCCTCGACGGACGGCTCGATCACGAACTGTTCAAGACCGTCGTCGAGACCCAGACGCCGACACTCGACGGGCTCGGTGACGCACGATCGGCTCTGGAAGACGTTCGCAACGCATTGGTGGATCACGCCGAGGCCAACGGCTTCCAGATCGCGGCGGCCGGACTCCACCCGCTCGCGAAGTGGCGCGAACTCGAACACGCTCAGAAACCCCGCTACCGCTCCCAGCTGGATCGCATCCAGTACCCACAACATCGCAACACGACGGCGGGGCTGCACGTCCACGTCGGCGTCGACGACGCGGACAAGGCCGTCTGGATCGCCAACGAACTCCGCTGGCACCTCCCGCTCGTGCTCGCGCTGTCCGCGAACTCGCCGTACTGGAACGGCTACGACACCGGGCTCGCGTCCGCTCGTGCGAAGATCTTCGAGGGGCTCCCGAACACGGGCATGCCGACCGCGTTCGAGTCGTACGCGGCCTACGAGCAGTTCGAGCGCCGGATGGTCGAGACCGACAGCATCCGCGACCGGGGAGAACTGTGGTTCGACGTGCGACCACACTCCGGGCACGGCACCGTCGAAGTCCGGACGCCGGACGGCCAGCGGAACCCCGAGTACGTGCTCGCCTTCGTCGAGTACGTCCACGCGCTGGTCGCGTCCCTGGCCGACCAGTTCGAAGACGGTGCCTCGGGAACCGACACCCGGCGGGAGTATCTGGACGAGAACAAGTGGCGAGCGATGCGCCACGGTCACGACGCCTCGCTGCTCACCCGAACGGGGTCGACGGCTCCGCTGGGAGAACTGGTCGACCGGGAGTGTGACCGACTCGACGTCGACGGCCTCCGGACGCTCTACGACCGCGAGAGCGGCGCGAACCGCCAGCGCCGCCTCCGAAAGCAAAGCGTCGCCACTCTCGCAGACGATCTCGTTTTGCAAAAGAACGCGTAA
- a CDS encoding nicotinate-nucleotide--dimethylbenzimidazole phosphoribosyltransferase, giving the protein MSTDGGTRLVLVAGSTRTAEIDGISAAGADESLLAHTPAADAEIVRYGDVVRAPAVPQSPTGCLTPAVVTRAVVELLDLDVTVVDGGLAEPSGAPTVTVGARPGRDVREQDPVPSAPGAFEAARQFGRSLPADEVVIGETIPGGTTTALGVLRALGERGAVSSSLPENPIDQKESVVEEGLTASALEPGEAADQPKRAVRRMGDPVLAVAAGVAIGAIETGRAVTLAGGTQLATVGALLRHAGIEGPLSLATTSFVDDDPSADVRGLAADLDLDLTVTDPAFDRADHVAMERFVAGEAKEGVGMGGALALADRAELDPSVVRDRVAAIADDLAFEP; this is encoded by the coding sequence ATGAGTACAGACGGTGGCACGCGACTGGTCCTCGTCGCTGGTTCGACACGGACGGCCGAGATCGACGGTATCTCTGCGGCCGGGGCCGACGAATCGCTGCTGGCACACACACCCGCTGCCGACGCCGAGATCGTGCGCTACGGCGATGTCGTGCGAGCGCCGGCAGTTCCCCAGAGCCCGACCGGCTGTCTCACGCCCGCCGTCGTCACGCGTGCGGTCGTCGAGTTACTGGACCTGGACGTGACCGTCGTCGACGGCGGGCTCGCCGAGCCGAGCGGTGCGCCGACGGTGACGGTCGGCGCGAGGCCGGGCCGAGACGTTCGCGAGCAGGACCCGGTGCCGTCGGCACCGGGCGCGTTCGAGGCGGCCCGGCAGTTCGGCCGCTCGCTGCCCGCCGACGAGGTCGTGATCGGCGAGACGATTCCGGGCGGGACGACGACGGCACTCGGCGTCCTGCGGGCGCTGGGCGAGCGCGGTGCGGTCTCTTCGTCGCTCCCGGAGAACCCGATCGACCAGAAGGAGTCCGTCGTCGAGGAGGGACTGACCGCGAGTGCGCTGGAGCCCGGGGAGGCGGCCGACCAGCCAAAGCGGGCTGTCCGCCGGATGGGCGATCCGGTACTGGCCGTCGCCGCGGGGGTCGCGATCGGGGCGATCGAGACCGGGCGAGCGGTGACGCTGGCCGGCGGGACCCAGCTGGCGACCGTGGGCGCGCTCTTGCGCCACGCCGGCATCGAGGGGCCGCTGTCGCTCGCGACCACGTCTTTCGTCGACGACGATCCCTCGGCCGACGTTCGCGGACTGGCAGCGGATCTCGACCTCGACCTGACGGTGACCGATCCGGCGTTCGATCGGGCAGACCACGTCGCGATGGAGCGGTTCGTCGCGGGCGAGGCCAAGGAGGGCGTCGGGATGGGCGGTGCGCTGGCGCTGGCCGATCGGGCCGAACTCGATCCGTCGGTGGTTCGAGATCGGGTCGCTGCGATCGCCGACGACCTCGCGTTCGAGCCCTGA
- a CDS encoding winged helix-turn-helix domain-containing protein, with translation MTTDDTSDDHEDTDDDFGEDPFGDDPFDEELDDDVDVRERLEEEADRAVESFDEGIVDLLSWVLDTETRARIYVHLRQRPDSTSDEIAEGTGLYPSTVREALAELHEEGKVTRQKRESDGAGNNPYEYAAMAPSDLVTDVVDEVQSELNTVFNLDDYLDGRDDDTEDTETDPVTISVSDETDDETDDETTDSDDAAADDDE, from the coding sequence ATGACGACAGACGATACATCCGACGATCACGAGGACACGGACGACGACTTCGGTGAGGACCCGTTCGGGGACGATCCCTTCGACGAGGAACTGGACGACGACGTGGACGTACGCGAACGGCTGGAAGAGGAGGCCGACCGCGCCGTCGAGTCCTTCGACGAGGGGATCGTCGACCTGCTGTCGTGGGTGCTGGACACGGAGACTCGGGCACGGATCTACGTCCACCTCCGGCAGCGCCCCGACAGCACGAGCGACGAGATCGCAGAGGGGACCGGACTGTACCCGAGCACCGTCCGAGAAGCGCTCGCGGAACTCCACGAAGAGGGGAAGGTCACCCGCCAGAAACGCGAGAGCGACGGCGCGGGGAACAACCCCTACGAGTACGCCGCGATGGCTCCCAGCGACCTCGTGACGGACGTGGTCGACGAGGTCCAGTCCGAGCTCAACACCGTGTTCAACCTCGACGACTACCTGGATGGGCGCGACGACGACACCGAGGACACCGAGACCGATCCGGTCACCATCAGCGTCAGCGACGAGACCGACGACGAGACCGACGACGAGACGACCGACAGCGACGACGCGGCCGCTGACGACGACGAGTAG
- a CDS encoding DASH family cryptochrome, with translation MSTVLVWFRRDLRCHDNATLRRAVAEADTVVPLYCLPDRLTGEGMFGLDKVGPHRAQFLIESLADLRESLRDRDGELYVRSGDPGTVVPEAAAEFDADAVYWQALPGPEERDEAGSVRAGLADAGIDFETFWTHTLYHREDLPRPPDEIGDTFTPWKDRTEAKATVRPPKPAPEWVHAPDGGRRATSGADDLPTLAEFGFDEDEAAVDDRGVLDWTGGETAGLDRVATYVWERDCLREYRETRNGLVGADYSSKFSPWLSFGCLSPRRLHREVEQYETDRVANDSTYWLVFELTWRDFFQYQLAKDGAKWFQPGGIRERDDIRWRRDREQFECWARGETGIPFVDANVRELNATGYMSNRGRQNVASFLANNLRIDWRLGAAYFESRLVDYDVASNWCNWAYQSQVGNDSRDNYFEIVGQATHYDPEGAYVTRWCPALSALPPEYVHEPWTMSEREQAHHGVELGIDYPAPMIDLEASYEKLR, from the coding sequence ATGAGCACCGTTCTCGTCTGGTTCCGCCGTGATCTACGCTGTCACGACAACGCGACGCTGCGACGCGCCGTCGCCGAGGCCGACACCGTCGTGCCGCTGTACTGTCTCCCGGACCGACTGACCGGCGAGGGGATGTTCGGGCTCGACAAGGTCGGCCCCCATCGGGCGCAGTTCCTGATCGAGAGCCTCGCGGACCTGCGCGAGTCGTTACGAGACCGGGACGGCGAACTGTACGTTCGCAGCGGCGACCCCGGAACGGTCGTCCCCGAGGCCGCCGCGGAGTTCGACGCCGACGCGGTCTACTGGCAGGCGCTCCCGGGTCCCGAAGAGCGGGACGAAGCGGGCAGCGTTCGGGCGGGGCTGGCCGACGCCGGGATCGACTTCGAGACGTTCTGGACGCACACGCTGTACCACCGCGAGGACCTCCCCAGGCCGCCCGACGAGATCGGGGACACCTTCACGCCGTGGAAGGATCGAACCGAAGCGAAGGCGACTGTCCGACCGCCCAAACCGGCCCCGGAGTGGGTACACGCCCCCGACGGGGGCCGTCGCGCCACCAGCGGTGCCGACGACCTCCCCACGCTCGCGGAGTTCGGCTTCGACGAGGACGAGGCGGCCGTCGACGACCGCGGCGTCCTCGACTGGACCGGCGGCGAGACGGCGGGGCTGGATCGCGTCGCGACGTACGTCTGGGAGCGCGACTGCCTGCGGGAGTACCGCGAGACGCGCAACGGGCTCGTGGGTGCCGACTACTCCTCGAAGTTCTCGCCGTGGCTCTCCTTTGGCTGTCTCTCGCCACGCCGGCTCCACCGCGAGGTCGAGCAGTACGAGACCGACCGGGTGGCCAACGACTCGACGTACTGGCTCGTCTTCGAGCTGACCTGGCGGGACTTCTTCCAGTACCAGCTCGCGAAGGACGGCGCGAAGTGGTTCCAGCCCGGCGGCATCCGCGAGCGGGACGACATTCGGTGGCGGCGCGACCGCGAGCAGTTCGAGTGCTGGGCGCGTGGCGAGACGGGGATTCCGTTCGTCGACGCCAACGTGCGCGAACTGAACGCGACGGGCTACATGAGCAATCGCGGTCGCCAGAACGTCGCCTCGTTTCTCGCGAACAACCTCCGGATCGACTGGCGGCTCGGGGCGGCCTACTTCGAGTCGCGGCTGGTCGACTACGACGTGGCCTCGAACTGGTGTAACTGGGCGTACCAGTCACAGGTCGGCAACGACTCGCGAGACAACTACTTCGAGATCGTCGGGCAGGCGACACACTACGACCCCGAGGGGGCGTACGTCACTCGCTGGTGTCCAGCACTGTCGGCACTTCCGCCGGAATACGTCCACGAGCCCTGGACGATGAGCGAGCGCGAGCAGGCCCACCACGGCGTCGAACTGGGGATCGACTACCCCGCGCCGATGATCGACCTCGAAGCGTCGTACGAGAAGCTCCGGTGA
- a CDS encoding fibrillarin-like rRNA/tRNA 2'-O-methyltransferase, translated as MTLPDGVERHDFDGETGLATRGEPVYGEATDGAWRRWDPDRSKLGAMLALGMETGLTGGETVLYLGAAAGTTVSHVADFAGPTYAVEFAPRPVRDLLDAAAPRPNLFPLLKDAREPDSYAHVVEPVDVLVQDVATRGQALVANRNARFLRPDGRLLLSIKARSEDVTADPAAVFEDVLTTLEECYEIEASESLTPHHDDHLGVVARPRRDGTF; from the coding sequence GTGACGCTCCCGGACGGCGTCGAGCGCCACGACTTCGACGGCGAGACGGGACTGGCGACGCGGGGCGAGCCGGTGTACGGCGAGGCGACCGACGGTGCGTGGCGACGGTGGGACCCCGACCGCTCGAAGCTCGGGGCGATGCTCGCACTCGGGATGGAGACCGGTCTGACCGGCGGCGAGACGGTGCTCTACCTCGGTGCCGCTGCCGGCACGACCGTCAGCCACGTCGCGGACTTCGCCGGACCGACCTACGCCGTCGAGTTCGCGCCACGGCCGGTCAGGGATCTGCTCGACGCGGCGGCACCGCGACCGAACCTCTTCCCGCTGCTGAAAGACGCTCGCGAGCCCGACTCCTACGCCCACGTCGTCGAACCGGTCGACGTGCTCGTCCAGGACGTGGCGACGCGCGGCCAGGCACTCGTCGCCAACCGCAACGCACGCTTCCTCCGTCCGGACGGACGGCTCTTGCTGTCGATCAAAGCTCGCAGCGAGGACGTGACCGCCGATCCAGCGGCCGTCTTCGAGGACGTGCTGACGACCCTCGAAGAGTGCTACGAGATCGAGGCCAGCGAGTCGCTGACACCGCACCACGACGATCACCTCGGCGTCGTCGCCCGCCCTCGGCGTGACGGAACGTTTTAA
- a CDS encoding transcription initiation factor IIB family protein, translating to MYRASDRREHEEWLENLEATADRLDLEGTARSRAVDLFLSSMPVEEERSKRAVMAASLYVGALVSGQERSQRAVADAADVSRLTIQQRWKGLLEDAGLDAPDW from the coding sequence ATGTACCGCGCGAGCGACCGGCGGGAACACGAGGAGTGGCTGGAGAATCTCGAAGCGACGGCAGATCGACTCGACCTGGAGGGGACGGCACGGTCCCGAGCGGTCGACCTGTTTCTCTCGTCGATGCCGGTCGAAGAGGAGCGCTCCAAGCGTGCGGTGATGGCGGCGAGCCTCTACGTCGGTGCGCTGGTCAGCGGACAGGAGCGGTCACAGCGCGCCGTCGCCGACGCGGCGGACGTGTCTCGGCTGACGATTCAACAGCGGTGGAAAGGACTGCTCGAAGACGCCGGGCTGGACGCGCCAGACTGGTGA
- a CDS encoding NOP5/NOP56 family protein, translated as MTDGWFAGLDPDDDEAAVAAIREDSADEPAEWPRLAVDAGFAEDTDEYYDRLRAATTAAAEQAVQEREGADDRQLVHAVRSMADCERTANELAERVAEWGESRSADAGSGVEYARELARGDPEDPAGERVQSLAQRVVDLDEEADRLRAYIDRTAPEVAPNLAALAGPVLAARLVSLAGGLESLAKKPSGTVQVLGAEDALFAHLRGSAPSPKHGIIFTHEAVRGTHPDHRGSAARALAGKLTIAARIDHYSGDLRPSLQAELDERIETIQSRTGGDGA; from the coding sequence ATGACTGACGGGTGGTTCGCCGGGCTCGATCCCGACGACGACGAGGCAGCGGTCGCCGCGATCCGCGAGGACAGCGCCGACGAACCGGCCGAGTGGCCGCGGCTGGCCGTCGACGCTGGATTCGCCGAGGACACCGACGAGTACTACGACCGCCTGCGCGCCGCGACGACGGCGGCCGCGGAGCAGGCCGTCCAGGAGCGAGAGGGTGCCGACGACCGCCAGCTCGTCCACGCCGTGCGGTCGATGGCCGACTGCGAACGGACGGCAAACGAGCTGGCAGAGCGGGTCGCCGAGTGGGGCGAGAGCCGCTCGGCCGACGCCGGCAGTGGCGTCGAGTACGCCCGCGAGCTGGCCCGGGGAGACCCCGAAGATCCGGCCGGTGAGAGGGTGCAGTCGCTCGCCCAGCGGGTGGTCGATCTCGACGAGGAAGCCGACCGTCTCAGAGCGTACATCGACCGGACGGCTCCCGAGGTCGCGCCGAACCTGGCGGCACTGGCCGGGCCCGTCCTGGCCGCTCGGCTCGTCTCGCTGGCCGGCGGGCTCGAATCGCTCGCGAAAAAACCGAGCGGGACGGTGCAGGTCCTGGGTGCCGAAGACGCACTGTTCGCGCACCTCCGTGGGTCGGCCCCCTCGCCGAAACACGGGATCATCTTCACTCACGAGGCGGTTCGGGGGACTCACCCGGACCACCGCGGATCGGCCGCTCGCGCGCTCGCGGGCAAGCTCACCATCGCCGCACGGATCGACCACTACAGCGGCGACCTGCGCCCGTCCCTCCAGGCGGAACTCGACGAGCGCATCGAGACGATCCAGTCCCGAACGGGAGGTGACGGGGCGTGA
- the dacZ gene encoding diadenylate cyclase DacZ codes for MSALREFLDDIVADTDAVFLFSPSASLYQSFEDDDTEVVVIAPENTVDAETFVELPLEFTDMADRIRFGVEGALEQEYVEEDADVVCIGDVFDDTPDSIVRVQVAEFSPSGVYGLFVNSRAEPSVINDVLDVAVELGKKGQKGKPVGALFVVGDAGKVMNKSRPLSYNPFEKSHVHVGDPIVNVMLKEFSRLDGAFVISDGGKIVSAYRYLEPSAEGVDIPKGLGARHMAAGAVTRDTNAIAIVLSESDGLVRAFKSGELILEVDPEEY; via the coding sequence ATGAGCGCGTTGCGCGAGTTCCTCGACGACATCGTCGCCGACACCGACGCGGTGTTTCTGTTCTCTCCGAGCGCGTCGCTGTACCAGTCGTTCGAGGACGACGACACCGAGGTCGTGGTGATCGCTCCCGAAAACACGGTCGACGCGGAGACGTTCGTCGAGTTGCCCCTGGAGTTCACCGACATGGCCGACCGGATCCGCTTCGGTGTCGAAGGTGCGCTCGAACAGGAGTACGTCGAGGAGGACGCCGACGTGGTCTGTATCGGAGACGTGTTCGACGACACGCCGGACTCGATCGTTCGCGTCCAGGTCGCCGAGTTTTCGCCCTCCGGCGTCTACGGGCTGTTCGTCAACTCCCGGGCGGAGCCGTCGGTCATCAACGACGTACTGGACGTGGCCGTCGAACTCGGGAAGAAAGGACAGAAGGGCAAGCCGGTGGGCGCGCTGTTCGTCGTCGGCGACGCCGGGAAGGTGATGAACAAGTCCCGCCCGCTGTCGTACAATCCCTTCGAGAAGTCCCACGTCCACGTCGGCGATCCGATCGTCAACGTGATGCTCAAGGAGTTCTCCCGGCTCGACGGGGCCTTCGTCATCTCTGATGGTGGCAAGATCGTCTCGGCCTACCGGTACCTCGAACCGTCCGCCGAGGGCGTCGACATTCCGAAAGGACTGGGCGCTCGCCACATGGCTGCCGGTGCGGTCACCCGAGACACCAACGCCATCGCGATCGTCCTCTCGGAGAGTGACGGACTCGTCCGGGCGTTCAAGAGCGGTGAGTTGATACTCGAGGTCGATCCGGAGGAGTACTGA
- a CDS encoding long-chain fatty acid--CoA ligase translates to MAGSRTVPSWREAEREYSDEVVADTTIPELFEATAQRNSDRAAQLYKGGTYDRSLTPTVMPAAPDGEYASITYDEMQSMVHNLAAGFRELGVDHDTRVGLFSSTRMEWALSDFAALAAGGIVTTVYTESSPRQVKYLLSDPGADAVVVENEALLDRLLEVEDRLDLSFIVTIDEYDTDRDDVYTLGELHEIGAEAYDDARYQSWLEERSPSDLASLIYTSGTTGQPKGVKLTHRNFRSNVNQVYKRLAPRPDKDPDHPTLSPGTTSISFLPLAHVFERLAGHFVMFAAGATVGYVEDPDTLADDIKLIRPDTGASVPRVYERIFDRMRDQASESPIKERIFEWSTDVAREWARTDDPGPLLRLKHGISDRLVYSQLKENLGGNIEFMVSGGGSLSKELCETFLGMDLTIVEGYGLTETAPVVSVNPPEDVRPGTMGVPVVDEEVKLDTHVVDQDDFETSRDVGELLVRGPNVADGYWNREKETAQSFEPDGWFHTGDIVEQTEDDFLIYHDRLKEVIVLSTGKNVAPQPIEDAFSTSDRVAQAMVVGDDQKFVAAMFVPNFEQLRRWADREGIDLPDSEAEMCDDDRVHEWIQEAVDEVNEDLEKVETIKKFVLVPREWTAENDLLTPSMKKKRRNIRKAFEDRLSEIYEEPVAMDD, encoded by the coding sequence ATGGCTGGGTCAAGAACGGTGCCGTCGTGGCGTGAAGCGGAGCGAGAGTACTCGGACGAGGTCGTCGCCGACACGACGATCCCGGAGCTGTTCGAGGCCACCGCACAGCGAAACTCGGACAGGGCCGCCCAGTTGTACAAGGGCGGCACCTACGACCGCTCGCTGACACCCACAGTGATGCCGGCTGCTCCGGACGGAGAGTACGCCTCGATCACCTACGACGAGATGCAGTCGATGGTCCACAACCTCGCGGCGGGCTTTCGCGAACTCGGCGTCGACCACGACACGCGCGTGGGCCTCTTTTCCAGTACGCGTATGGAGTGGGCGCTGTCCGACTTCGCGGCACTGGCGGCCGGCGGCATCGTCACGACGGTCTACACCGAGTCCTCCCCACGTCAGGTCAAGTACCTCCTGAGCGATCCCGGCGCAGACGCCGTCGTCGTCGAGAACGAGGCGCTGCTCGATCGGCTCCTCGAAGTCGAAGACCGACTCGACCTCTCCTTTATCGTCACCATCGACGAGTACGACACCGACCGCGACGACGTGTACACGCTGGGCGAGCTCCACGAGATCGGTGCCGAGGCCTACGACGACGCCCGCTACCAGTCCTGGCTCGAAGAGCGCTCTCCGTCGGACCTCGCGAGCCTCATCTACACGTCCGGGACGACCGGCCAGCCGAAGGGCGTCAAGCTCACCCACAGAAACTTCCGCTCGAACGTCAACCAGGTGTACAAGCGACTCGCCCCCCGCCCCGACAAGGACCCGGACCATCCGACGCTCTCACCGGGCACCACTTCGATCTCCTTCCTGCCGCTCGCACACGTCTTCGAACGGCTCGCCGGCCACTTCGTGATGTTCGCCGCGGGTGCGACGGTCGGCTACGTCGAGGACCCCGACACGCTCGCCGACGACATCAAGCTGATCAGGCCCGACACCGGTGCGAGCGTCCCCCGCGTCTACGAGCGGATCTTCGATCGGATGCGCGATCAGGCCAGCGAGTCGCCGATCAAAGAGCGCATCTTCGAGTGGTCGACCGACGTGGCCAGAGAGTGGGCCCGGACCGACGATCCCGGGCCGCTCTTGCGCCTGAAACACGGCATCAGCGACCGACTTGTCTACAGCCAGCTCAAGGAGAACCTCGGGGGCAACATCGAGTTCATGGTCAGTGGCGGCGGCAGCCTCTCGAAGGAGCTGTGCGAGACGTTCCTCGGGATGGACCTCACGATCGTCGAGGGGTACGGTCTCACCGAGACCGCCCCGGTCGTCAGCGTCAACCCGCCCGAAGACGTGCGACCGGGGACGATGGGCGTTCCCGTCGTCGACGAGGAGGTCAAGCTCGACACCCACGTCGTCGATCAGGACGACTTCGAGACCAGCCGAGACGTGGGCGAGTTGCTGGTCCGGGGGCCGAACGTCGCCGACGGCTACTGGAACCGGGAGAAAGAGACCGCCCAGTCTTTCGAGCCCGACGGCTGGTTCCACACCGGCGACATCGTCGAGCAGACCGAGGACGACTTCCTGATCTACCACGACCGGCTCAAGGAGGTGATCGTCCTCTCGACGGGCAAGAACGTCGCTCCCCAGCCAATCGAGGACGCCTTCTCGACCAGCGACCGCGTCGCACAGGCGATGGTCGTCGGCGACGACCAGAAGTTCGTCGCGGCGATGTTCGTCCCGAACTTCGAGCAGTTGCGTCGGTGGGCCGACCGCGAGGGGATCGACCTGCCCGACAGCGAGGCCGAGATGTGTGACGACGACCGCGTCCACGAGTGGATCCAGGAGGCCGTCGACGAGGTCAACGAGGACTTAGAGAAAGTCGAGACGATCAAGAAGTTCGTGCTGGTACCCAGAGAGTGGACTGCAGAGAACGACCTCCTGACGCCGTCGATGAAGAAGAAGCGCCGCAACATCAGGAAGGCCTTCGAGGACCGCCTCTCGGAGATCTACGAAGAGCCCGTCGCGATGGACGACTGA
- a CDS encoding phosphopantetheine adenylyltransferase, with translation MKVALGGTFDPIHDGHRALFERAFELGDVTVGLTSDDLAPELRDEDRYVRSFDERRRDLDTELADFAAEYDREYDVRELTEPTGIATEPQFDVLVVSPETETGGKRINEIRSERGHDTLDIEVVPHVYAADDEVISSTRIVRGEIDQHGNVTPDRDGRPERA, from the coding sequence ATGAAGGTCGCGCTGGGTGGGACGTTCGATCCGATTCACGATGGTCACCGCGCGCTGTTCGAGCGTGCGTTCGAACTGGGCGACGTGACGGTCGGGCTGACCAGCGATGATCTCGCGCCCGAGCTTCGGGACGAAGACCGCTACGTCCGCTCTTTCGACGAGCGCCGCCGGGACCTCGATACGGAACTCGCCGACTTCGCCGCGGAGTACGACCGCGAGTACGACGTTCGAGAGCTGACGGAACCGACCGGCATCGCCACCGAACCCCAGTTCGACGTACTGGTCGTCTCTCCCGAGACCGAGACCGGTGGCAAGCGGATCAACGAGATTCGGAGCGAGCGTGGCCACGACACGCTCGACATCGAAGTCGTCCCGCACGTCTACGCCGCCGACGACGAGGTGATTTCGAGCACGCGGATCGTCCGCGGCGAGATCGACCAGCACGGCAACGTCACGCCCGACCGAGACGGTCGCCCGGAACGGGCCTAA